A portion of the Glycine max cultivar Williams 82 chromosome 10, Glycine_max_v4.0, whole genome shotgun sequence genome contains these proteins:
- the LOC100788784 gene encoding mavicyanin → MLSYIFKDMGETRFLKNCTFLMAILTLLSSFLLNHVMASVYTVGDQEEWSSQTNYASWAERYNFSQGDVLVFKYVKGQHNVYEVTEDTFRSCDASSGVLAKYESGEDQVALSEVKRHWFICNIAGHCLGGMRFGIEVKDGNSVTNSTDVAFNPPIEPTPSHNSCTCYYVSERWRVIENFIPLGLLLLLNYYF, encoded by the exons ATGCTATCTTATATTTTCAAGGATATGGGTGAAACacgttttctcaaaaattgtacCTTCTTGATGGCGATTCTTACTCTGCTTTCTAGCTTTCTCTTGAACCATGTCATGGCTAGTGTTTACACTGTTGGTGACCAAGAAGAATGGAGTAGCCAAACAAATTATGCTTCATGGGCAGAGAGATACAATTTTAGCCAAGGGGATGTTCTTG TTTTCAAGTACGTGAAAGGGCAACATAATGTTTATGAAGTGACAGAAGACACATTCCGATCGTGTGATGCAAGTAGTGGAGTGTTGGCCAAGTATGAGAGTGGAGAAGATCAAGTGGCACTCAGTGAGGTGAAGAGACATTGGTTCATTTGCAACATAGCAGGGCACTGCCTTGGAGGCATGAGGTTTGGAATTGAAGTAAAAGATGGCAACAGTGTTACTAATTCCACGGATGTTGCATTTAACCCACCAATTGAACCAACTCCCTCGCATAATTCTTGTACCTGTTATTATGTGTCTGAAAGATGGAGAGTGATTGAGAATTTTATTCCTTtaggattattattattgttgaactATTACTTTTGA
- the LOC100798282 gene encoding transcription factor ABORTED MICROSPORES isoform X2 — protein sequence MNISMQHLVERLRPLVGLNGWDYCIYWKLSEDQRFLEWLGCCCAGTESNQNAGEEHLFPVSSVASCRDITYPHPRTKPCDLLSQLSTCIPIDNSGIHAQTLLTNQPNWVNYSNGMDPNILEETIGTQVLISVPGGLVELFVTKQVSEDHQLIDFVTNQCIEAVNHSMSFNIDVSNMQSNPLIQDENEGNNNRNNNHLFHPSEHVITDMDHRNIGLCNSQLNFMQQFNYNQHNRMKSDAAFSEEYQAGNSFLHDEQTNPEDDQEPGHEHDTYQKSLMTTDSQYVEAKDQKQEEDKDLMKNVVGRSDSMSDCSDQNEEEELDGKYRRRNGKGNQSKNLVAERKRRKKLNDRLYNLRSLVPRISKLDRASILGDAIEYVKDLQKQVKELQDELEENADTESNCMNIGVGAELGPNAEHDKAQTGLHVGTSGNGYVSKQKQEGATVIDKQTQQMEPQVEVALIDENEYFVKVFCEHRPGGFVKLMEALNTIGMDVVHATVTSHTGLVSNVFKVEKKDNETVEAEDVRDSLLELTRNRYRGWTHEMTATPENGVGRDQHQLHNHQQIGAYPHQFHS from the exons ATCTTTTCCCTGTCTCTTCTGTGGCTTCATGCAGAGATATCACTTATCCACACCCCAGAACAAAGCCCTGTGATCTTCTTTCACAGCTTTCCACTTGCATACCCATAGATAATTCTgg GATTCATGCACAGACCCTATTAACAAACCAACCCAACTGGGTGAACTATTCCAATGGCATGGATCCTAACATTTTGGAA GAAACAATTGGGACCCAGGTTTTGATTTCGGTGCCGGGTGGACTAGTTGAGCTGTTTGTAACTAAACAA GTGTCTGAAGATCATCAACTAATAGATTTTGTGACAAACCAGTGCATTGAAGCCGTGAACCACTCAATGAGCTTCAACATTGACGTGAGCAACATGCAATCAAACCCACTTATACAAGATGAAAACGAAGGGAACAACAACAGGAACAATAATCACTTATTCCATCCATCAGAACATGTCATCACTGATATGGACCACCGCAATATTGGTCTGTGTAATTCTCAACTGAACTTCATGCAGCAGTTCAACTACAACCAGCACAACAGAATGAAGAGCGATGCTGCTTTCTCTGAAGAATACCAAGCTGGTAATTCCTTCCTTCACGACGAGCAAACCAACCCAGAAGATGATCAGGAGCCTGGGCATGAGCATGACACGTATCAGAAAAGCCTCATGACAACAGATTCACAATACGTGGAGGCAAAAGATCAGAAGCAAGAGGAAGACAAGGACTTGATGAAAAACGTTGTTGGCAGATCAGATTCAATGTCAGATTGCAGTGACCAGaacgaagaagaggaattaGATGGAAAGTATAGGAGGAGGAATGGAAAAGGGAACCAATCCAAGAACCTTGTGgctgaaagaaagagaaggaagaaactCAATGATAGGCTATATAACCTTCGTTCTTTGGTTCCTAGGATCTCTAAGCTGGATAGGGCATCCATTCTTGGAGATGCCATTGAGTATGTGAAGGATTTGCAGAAGCAAGTGAAGGAGCTCCAAGATGAGCTTGAGGAGAATGCAGACACTGAAAGCAACTGCATGAATATTGGTGTAGGTGCTGAACTTGGGCCAAATGCTGAACATGATAAGGCCCAAACTGGGTTGCATGTGGGAACATCAGGGAATGGATATGTCTCCAAACAAAAGCAGGAAGGTGCTACTGTCATTGATAAGCAGACCCAGCAGATGGAG CCGCAAGTGGAAGTGGCTCTGATAGATGAGAATGAGTATTTTGTGAAGGTTTTCTGTGAGCACAGGCCTGGTGGGTTTGTGAAATTGATGGAAGCGTTGAACACTATTGGCATGGATGTAGTGCATGCCACGGTAACCAGCCACACGGGACTCGTCTCAAATGTTTTTAAAGTGGAA AAAAAGGATAATGAAACGGTTGAGGCTGAAGATGTAAGAGACTCACTGCTAGAGCTTACGCGGAACCGTTATAGAGGGTGGACTCATGAGATGACAGCAACGCCGGAAAATGGGGTGGGAAGGGATCAACATCAACTTCACAACCACCAGCAGATAGGTGCCTACCCGCACCAGTTTCATAGTTAA